tttaaaatatataaaaaattaaagttttatattacTGAAAAACGATTTGGTATTTTTCCAAAACAATTGGATAGAGGTGGCAGGGGCCGGGCCAGACCGAGGCCCAGCTTGGATCCCATTGTTAATGTTGGGGTTTAAAAGTCAGGCCCATGGACCAGTCCAGCACAAGCCATTTGTGTTTTGTGCACAATAGCAGGGAGCAACGGCTCCTTGGCATTGCAATCCAACGGCTACAAGGCCGGTGGGCATGAAGTTTCTTACCATTTATGGTAACCGAGTGACCGACCGTACTATAGAGCTCTCAGGCTTTGCAACGAAGTTTAAAGTCAAATTGCTTACCTAGGTGGAATTATGACAAGTCTATTTCGTTCCACAGGTTCAGCAGATAAGGAAGGCTCTTGGCTTCCAAGCTTACTACGTAATTTGGAAGTTGGGTACATGAAAACTCATAGCCTTTATTAAGCGAACAACTCGGTCCACTCCGGAAACAAACACACAAAGTGAAAACAAGCACAAAGCAGACAGTATTCAGTACAAGGTCACAAGCAAActaaattgaagaaaacaaaacaagcCATATTTAGAACTGCATGATCTTCTTCCAGGATGGTCTGTTGCTAATTTCATCCCACCAGCGACTCACATTCTTCCTGTCTCTTATCATATACTCCTTTCCCATTGGCCCAACCAAGTACTGTGTAAAGGGAAGATGACTCAGATCAGCCAGGCTGAAGAAATCTCCACCTAAGTACTTGCTTTCAGAGAGTCTCTTCTCATATACGTCCAGAACTTtcccaagcttttcttcactcTCCTTAATCAACTTCTCATCTGAGGGAATTCCGAGTTTGGAAGCAAATAAAATTTGAACTGTCATGTCGTATATTGGAGGATGAAAGTTGTGCGCCTCAACCTCTAGCCATTGT
This sequence is a window from Mangifera indica cultivar Alphonso chromosome 5, CATAS_Mindica_2.1, whole genome shotgun sequence. Protein-coding genes within it:
- the LOC123216728 gene encoding glutathione S-transferase F9-like codes for the protein MVVKVYGPAYASPKRVMVCLAEKGIEFETVPVDLIKGENRNPEFLKLQPFGSLPVIQDGDYTLYESRAIIRYYAEKYKSQGTDLLGKSIEERGVVEQWLEVEAHNFHPPIYDMTVQILFASKLGIPSDEKLIKESEEKLGKVLDVYEKRLSESKYLGGDFFSLADLSHLPFTQYLVGPMGKEYMIRDRKNVSRWWDEISNRPSWKKIMQF